A stretch of Triticum aestivum cultivar Chinese Spring chromosome 1D, IWGSC CS RefSeq v2.1, whole genome shotgun sequence DNA encodes these proteins:
- the LOC123179907 gene encoding uncharacterized protein, producing MASVEELESEEEVEGFEPFFYDSEDWDAWAEEEVERRRREEEEKARKTEENRRRSEAHKKVMDSIIEYDPKVERNVYTRFFLRDFSVFDINEESSVPPMRYTDSIYQDEFGLEDSANILSVSIVSSDVGFPVNVYGRVIARDSIDYKCIYLFHRNRDDCQHLNKDGMLILTGPYRGLVLVDFIYLEIDLKIREEGVPDRPFSKGLISIDGRVLSREKDVMVRRETLESWLSTTEVRFTTVLNAVECTFEIKLIEGLLKGNITVGIADKARKLDNEQTIVIHDSTADGVVTSDESGVIKLRRSVITICLERNVMFRINNEVAGVCAERTFDLSPRRTGADELEITCGAGKFGFRVVWSLMDFRL from the exons ATGGCGTCTGTagaggagttggagtcggaggaggaggtggagggattCGAGCCTTTCTTCTATGACAGTGAGGATTGGGATGCctgggcggaggaggaggtggagaggcgccggcgggaggaagaggagaaggcgcGGAAGACGGAGGAGAACCGGCGGAGAAGCGAGGCACACAAGAAGGTCATGGACTCCATCATCGAGTATGATCCCAAGGTCGAGCGCAACGTCTACACCCGATTCTTTCTCAGAGATTTCTCCGTCTTTGACATCAACGAAGAGT CGTCTGTCCCTCCAATGCGATACACCGATAGTATCTACCAAGATGAATTTGGGCTAGAAGACTCTGCAAACATCCTCTCTGTCAGCATAGTCTCCTCAGATGTAGGCTTCCCAGTCAATGTCTATGGCCGTGTCATTGCCAGAGACAGCATTGACTACAAGTGCATTTATCTCTTTCACCGCAATAGAGATGACTGCCAGCATCTCAACAAG GATGGAATGCTGATTTTAACTGGCCCATATCGAGGTCTAGTGCTGGTTGATTTCATCTATCTAGAGATAGATCTTAAAATAAGGGAAGAAGGAGTTCCAGACAGGCCATTTAGCAAGGGTCTAATAAGCATTGATGGCCGAGTACTGTCTAGAGAGAAAGATGTCATGGTTAGAAGGGAAACCCTTGAGAGCTGGCTCAGCACTACAGAAGTGAGATTCACAACTGTCCTGAATGCAGTCGAGTGCACCTTTGAAATCAAGCTCATTGAGGGGCTTTTGAAAGGAAATATAACAGTTGGCATCGCGGATAAAGCTCGCAAGCTGGACAATGAACAAACGATTGTGATTCATGATAGCACAGCAGATGGCGTGGTTACAAGTGATGAAAGTGGAGTTATCAAACTCCGGCGAAGTGTCATTACTATCTGTCTGGAAAGAAATGTGATGTTTCGCATAAATAATGAGGTTGCTGGTGTTTGTGCTGAACGAACCTTTGATTTAAGTCCACGCCGCACTGGTGCAGATGAATTGGAAATTACGTGTGGTGCTGGGAAGTTCGGATTCAGGGTCGTCTGGTCCTTGATGGACTTTAGGCTGTAA
- the LOC123179909 gene encoding uncharacterized protein, with product MAHVEEEEEEVVDMEPLFFSEEYVEQMVADAEEEEERCRREEEEKMRKEKEYRRRREAHEAVMGSIIQHDPKVERDVYTRFFLRDFSVFDIDEESSVPPMRYTDSIYQYEFGLEDSANILSVSIVSSDVGFPVYVYGRVIARDSIDYKCIYLFHRTRDDCQRVNEDGMLILTGPYRGLVLVDFIYLEIDLKIREGGVPDRPFSKGLISIDGRVLSREKDVMVRSETLESWLSTTEVRFTTVLNAVECTFEIKLIEGLFKGNITVGIADKARKLDNEQTIVIHDSTADGVVTSDESGVIKLRRSVITICLERNVMFRINNEAAGVCAERTFDFTPRRTGVDEEKITCGAGKFGFRIVWSLMDFRL from the exons ATGGCGCacgtagaggaggaggaggaggaggtcgtggacATGGAGCCCCTCTTCTTTAGTGAGGAGTACGTGGAGCAGATGGTGGCGGatgcggaggaggaggaagagaggtgtcggcgggaggaagaggagaagatgCGGAAGGAGAAGGAGTACCGGCGGAGACGCGAGGCGCACGAAGCGGTCATGGGCTCCATCATCCAGCACGATCCCAAGGTCGAGCGCGACGTCTACACCCGGTTCTTTCTCAGAGATTTCTCCGTCTTTGACATCGACGAAGAGT CGTCTGTCCCCCCAATGCGATACACAGATAGTATCTACCAATATGAATTTGGGCTAGAAGACTCTGCAAACATCCTCTCCGTCAGCATAGTCTCCTCAGATGTAGGCTTCCCAGTCTATGTCTATGGCCGTGTCATTGCCAGAGACAGCATTGACTACAAGTGCATTTATCTCTTTCACCGCACTAGAGATGATTGCCAGCGTGTCAACGAG GATGGAATGCTGATTTTAACTGGCCCATATCGAGGTCTAGTGCTGGTTGATTTCATCTATCTAGAGATAGATCTTAAAATAAGGGAAGGAGGAGTTCCAGACAGGCCATTTAGCAAGGGTCTAATAAGCATTGATGGCCGAGTACTGTCTAGAGAGAAAGATGTCATGGTTAGAAGTGAAACCCTTGAGAGCTGGCTCAGCACTACAGAAGTGAGATTCACAACTGTCCTGAACGCAGTCGAATGCACCTTTGAAATCAAGCTCATTGAGGGGCTTTTTAAAGGAAATATAACAGTTGGCATCGCGGATAAAGCTCGCAAGCTGGACAATGAACAAACGATTGTGATTCATGATAGCACAGCAGATGGCGTGGTTACAAGTGATGAAAGTGGAGTTATCAAACTCCGGCGAAGTGTCATTACTATCTGTCTGGAAAGAAATGTGATGTTTCGCATAAATAATGAGGCTGCTGGTGTTTGTGCTGAACGAACCTTTGATTTCACTCCACGCCGCACTGGTGTAGATGAAGAGAAAATTACGTGTGGTGCTGGGAAGTTCGGATTCAGGATTGTCTGGTCCTTGATGGACTTTAGGCTGTAA